In Rhipicephalus microplus isolate Deutch F79 chromosome 7, USDA_Rmic, whole genome shotgun sequence, one genomic interval encodes:
- the LOC119180421 gene encoding ATP-sensitive inward rectifier potassium channel 12, whose amino-acid sequence MMKFMEMENGQAWQQLISRGHGVHSAGGVGVAGDSDYETPSNQGETSTSSRRILTKHLSLNGFPRCADAAGNGGNGAEDSPVVRYQKAKIIPSRVRKRVIFKNGSVNLSKEHVYKRSQRYLQDIFTTLVDIQWRWNLMVFSMGFILSWLVFAIIWWLIMFAHGDFDPHEGEWTPCIVEVTSFTSAFLFSLETQHTIGYGSRAITPECPEAVFILCMQSITGVMIQCFMAGIVFAKLSRPKKRSQTLLFSRNAVVCLRDGKLCLLFRVGDMRKSHIIGTSISAQIIRRKVTAEGEVIPYYHTQLDVRFDAGTDSILFIWPATIVHEINETSPFYNMSAEDVLREKFEIVVILEGTIESTGQSIQARSSYLPSELLWGHRFEQLVRFQKDSSEYLVDYSKFNNTYEVETPLCSARDFYEYQRMLRSAPRMVTLSTPLQAMTIDDRNQSGLTQQQQQQQQQQQQQHPAFKRVTPEKFLNTAGHLIPLQLPKEL is encoded by the exons ATGATGAAGTTTATGGAGATGGAGAACGGCCAGGCATGGCAGCAGCTCATCTCTCGGGGCCATGGCGTCCACTCTGCCGGCGGAGTGGGCGTCGCCGGAGACTCGGACTACGAGACGCCCAGCAACCag GGTGAGACTAGCACGAGCAGCCGGCGCATCTTGACCAAGCACCTGTCGCTGAATGGCTTCCCGCGATGCGCCGACGCGGCCGGCAACGGAGGCAACGGGGCCGAGGACTCGCCCGTGGTCCGCTACCAGAAGGCCAAGATCATCCCGAGCAGGGTGCGCAAGAGAGTCATCTTCAAGAACGGCAGCGTCAACCTCTCCAAGGAACACGTATACAAGCGCTCCCAGCGTTACCTGCAGGACATCTTCACTACCCTG GTTGACATTCAGTGGAGGTGGAACCTCATGGTCTTCTCGATGGGCTTCATCCTGAGCTGGCTAGTGTTTGCCATCATATGGTGGCTCATCATGTTCGCACACGGCGACTTCGACCCGCACGAGGGCGAGTGGACGCCCTGCATCGTCGAAGTCACCTCCTTCACGTCTGCATTTCTCTTTTCACTGGAGACGCAG CACACCATCGGTTATGGCAGCCGCGCCATCACACCGGAGTGCCCGGAGGCCGTGTTCATCCTGTGCATGCAGTCCATCACAGGCGTCATGATCCAGTGCTTCATGGCGGGCATCGTGTTCGCCAAGCTGTCGCGTCCCAAGAAGCGTTCACAGACGCTGCTCTTTTCCCGCAATGCCGTGGTGTGCTTGCGTGACGGCAAGCTCTGCCTGCTGTTTCGGGTGGGCGACATGCGCAAGTCGCACATCATCGGCACCTCCATCTCGGCGCAGATCATccgcaggaaa GTGACCGCAGAGGGCGAGGTGATCCCCTACTACCACACGCAGCTGGACGTGCGCTTTGATGCGGGCACGGACAGCATCCTCTTCATCTGGCCTGCCACCATCGTGCACGAGATCAACGAAACGAGCCCGTTCTACAACATGTCGGCCGAAGACGTGCTGCGCGAGAAGTTTGAGATTGTGGTCATCCTCGAGGGCACCATCGAGTCGACGGGCCAGTCCATCCAGGCAAGGTCATCCTACCTGCCATCTGAGCTCCTGTGGGGCCACCGCTTCGAGCAGCTTGTGCGCTTTCAGAAGGACTCATCGGAGTACCTCGTGGACTACAGCAAGTTCAATAACACCTACGAG GTTGAGACCCCTCTGTGCAGCGCGCGAGACTTCTACGAGTACCAGCGGATGCTGCGCAGCGCGCCGCGGATGGTCACTCTGAGCACGCCTCTACAGGCGATGACCATCGACGACCGTAACCAGTCCGGTCTGacacagcaacagcaacaacagcagcagcaacagcagcagcagcatcccGCTTTCAAGAGGGTGACGCCAGAGAAGTTCCTCAACACCGCCGGGCACCTCATACCTTTGCAACTGCCCAAGGAGCTTTG A